The sequence below is a genomic window from Elusimicrobiaceae bacterium.
GCGGCAGCACCTTATATCAGTTCCGGTTTTGAGGTAAAATACGGTATTACGAAAACCATGATTGATGTGCTCGCTACCGATACGGACATTTTTAAAGCCTATGATTGGCAGTTGGCTTCCGGACGTTATTTTACAGAACAAGAAATATCCAGTTATGCCCAAGTGGCCATTTTGGGCGACAGCATTGCCAAGACTATCTTTAATGATGTAGATGCCGTAGGAAAAACCGTCATTTTTGATGAAATCCCTTTTACGGTAATCGGGGTTATGAAAAAGAACGGTCAAGGGGGCTTCGGCTTTGACATGGACGAAGGGACCTTAATCCCTTATACAACAGGTAAAATAAAAATGAATGCGGGTTGGGGAAATTCAGACCCTCGTTCTTTAGACCAAGTTATTATCCGCGTGGGCGATTTTAATAAGATAGACGAGATCAAAGTCGCTATTACCAATGCCATTCGCAATACGCACAAAATCCACCCGTTGGGAGCAGACGACTTTCAATTAGATGACTTTGCTTCTTATATTGAAGAAGCCAAAGCCGCCAGCAAAACCATGAGTATTTTGTTGGGAGTCATTGGGGCGGTATCTTTGCTGGTGGGCGGCATCGGGGTCATGAATATTATGCTGGTATCTGTGACGGAGCGCACGCGCGAAATCGGCATTCGCATGGCTATCGGTGCTACCAGTGCAGATATTCGCTTGCAGTTTTTAGTAGAAGCGATGACCCTTTCCTGCATAGGTGGTATTATAGGTATTATATTGGGAGTAGGCATTACAATGATTGTAGCAGCCAACAGCACTAGCATTCCTGTGCAAATGAGCCTTAGTTCTATCATTATTTCTTTTGCTTTTTCCGCCGCGACGGGTATTTTCTTTGGATATTATCCGGCGCATAAAGCCTCTAAACTAACGCCGATTGATGCTTTAAGATACGAATAATTAAACCCCGCTTCGGCGGGGTTTTTCTTGTACAAGTCCCCCTTTTCTCGACGGTACATATTTAAGTAAAATATTTTTGCAATAAAATCCACAACTCTTGTGTTATATAAGTGTGGAGAGCCTATGAAACAGAGAACAGACGATGAATTGATAGTCGCTTTCCAAAACGGTAATCCGGAAGGCTTTAACGAGTTAATGTATCGCTACAAAAATACTTTGTATCAATACATCGTAGCCATGGTACGCGACGAGGGCGCAGCGGGAGATATTTTTCAAGAGGTATTTTTAAATTTTTACCGACGTTTGAGTGAATATCGCCCGGAGGGAAAACTGAAAAGTTATTTATTTACCTCCGCCCATAACCGAATTTTAAATTTCTTCCGAGACCAAAAACAGGACGTATCTTTAGATGATACGGACGAGGAAGGGAAAGCATATTTGCAGGAAGAATTAGCCGGAGATGACCTCCAACCGCTGGAGCATTTGGAACAAGCGGAATTGGCGGAAAAAATTAAAAAAGCCGCTCTGGCCCTTCCTCAAGCGCAACGGGAAGTGATTTATTTAAAACAATACATGACGTTCCGCGAAGCTGCGGAAATGCTCAACCGCCCTTTGGGTACGGTCTTAGCAGACCACCATCGGGGAATACAAAAAATGAAGCAACTTTTACAAAAAGAGGCAGCCGTATGAAAAAAGAATGTGAAAACTTAACTTTGTATTTTTACGGGGAATTAGAGGAGCAGGAGAAAGCCCTCTTTCAGGCTCACTTGCCGCACTGTCCTATTTGTCAAAAAGAGCTTGTTTTTTTACAAAGAACGCAAGAAGCGTTAGTTCCCCCCGCCGCCCCGCAGGCTTTGGTAGAAGCGGTGCTGGCGCAAGCAAAACCCGTCAGTTTTTGGCGCAAGTTTTACAAACCGGCTTTAGGTTTAGCCGCTACTATGGCGGCAGGGGTGTGTCTGCTGGTATTAAGCCCCGCCAAAACCCAACAACCGACGTCGCAAAGTGCTAACTGGCTGGCGTATGTTTCTGTAGAGGCTGATGAGGAGTACAACAGTTTTTTACAGGAATTTGAAACCTTTGAAAATGGATTTTAAGAATAAACGGAGGGTATGTATATGATGAAAAAAATGTTAATGATGGCGGCCTTGTTGGCCTTTACGGTTCCGGCTTTTGCCGATGATGATTGCGACGATAGAGATTGCCGCAAGCATGGACCGAAGCATGAAATTGCTTTTAAGGTAAGTCCGGAAGCGAAAGCCAAATTTGAGGCTGACAGAGCCGAGCGCAAAGCCCGTAAAATTGCTTTTGAACAAAAAGAAGACCGTTTGGAAAAATTGGTCGAAAAATATAAAAAAGCCAAAGCCGGCAGCAAAAAACAAGCCGAACTGCGCGCCGAAATCGGCCAAGAATTAGAAAGTGTGCGCGAAGACCAACTCAAAATGCGCGCCGAAAAATTGGCCGACTTTGAAAAACGCTTAGCCGCTATGAAAGAAGGCTTAGCCAAAGAAAACGAAGCCGGTGCCAAAGAAGCTTGGATCAACAGAATGACGGACTTGGTCATTGCCGAAGACGGTGACTTGGAAGATGCCTTAGAAAGAGAAGGCCGCATCTTTAAAGGTCCCAAAGGCCCGAAAGCACCGCACTTCA
It includes:
- a CDS encoding sigma-70 family RNA polymerase sigma factor; the protein is MKQRTDDELIVAFQNGNPEGFNELMYRYKNTLYQYIVAMVRDEGAAGDIFQEVFLNFYRRLSEYRPEGKLKSYLFTSAHNRILNFFRDQKQDVSLDDTDEEGKAYLQEELAGDDLQPLEHLEQAELAEKIKKAALALPQAQREVIYLKQYMTFREAAEMLNRPLGTVLADHHRGIQKMKQLLQKEAAV
- a CDS encoding zf-HC2 domain-containing protein — translated: MKKECENLTLYFYGELEEQEKALFQAHLPHCPICQKELVFLQRTQEALVPPAAPQALVEAVLAQAKPVSFWRKFYKPALGLAATMAAGVCLLVLSPAKTQQPTSQSANWLAYVSVEADEEYNSFLQEFETFENGF
- a CDS encoding ABC transporter permease, with amino-acid sequence MIDTFLSVFRISLKAIFANKMRAALTSLGIVIGVAAVITMLAVGSGTQKSMEDRFSRFGTNILYLRQPWDLDESITSPKDITMDDVRAVRRVRGVTAAAPYISSGFEVKYGITKTMIDVLATDTDIFKAYDWQLASGRYFTEQEISSYAQVAILGDSIAKTIFNDVDAVGKTVIFDEIPFTVIGVMKKNGQGGFGFDMDEGTLIPYTTGKIKMNAGWGNSDPRSLDQVIIRVGDFNKIDEIKVAITNAIRNTHKIHPLGADDFQLDDFASYIEEAKAASKTMSILLGVIGAVSLLVGGIGVMNIMLVSVTERTREIGIRMAIGATSADIRLQFLVEAMTLSCIGGIIGIILGVGITMIVAANSTSIPVQMSLSSIIISFAFSAATGIFFGYYPAHKASKLTPIDALRYE